In Bradyrhizobium sp. 170, the DNA window GAAGGTGGCGGGCGCCTATTGGCGTGGCGACAGCAACAATCCGATGCTGACGCGCATCTACGGCACGGCGTTTGCCAAGCAGGAAGAGCTCGACGCGTACCTCAAGCAGATCGAGGAAGCCGAGAAGCGCGATCACCGCAAGCTCGGCCGCGAGCTCGACCTGTTCCACTTCCAGGAGGAAGGCCCCGGCGTGGTGTTCTGGCACCCGAAGGGTTGGACCATCTTCCAGGCGCTGATCGCCTATATGCGCCGCCGCCTGACCGGCGACTACAGCGAGGTCAACGCGCCGCAGATCCTCGACAAGGCGTTGTGGGAAACTTCCGGCCATTGGGACTGGTACCGCGAGAACATGTTCGCGGCGCAGTCGGCCGGCGACGAGGCCGAGGACAAGCGCTGGTTTGCGCTGAAGCCGATGAACTGTCCGGGCCACGTGCAGATCTTCAAGCATGGCTTGAAGAGCTACCGCGACCTGCCCTTGCGCCTTGCCGAATTCGGCGTGGTGCATCGCTACGAGCCGTCGGGCGCCATGCACGGCCTGATGCGCGTGCGCGGCTTTACGCAAGACGACGCGCACGTCTTCTGCACCGAAGCCCAGCTTGCCGACGAGTGTCTCAAGATCAACGAGCTGATCCTGTCGACCTACGCCGATTTCGGCTTCGAGGGCGAGCTCACGATAAAACTCTCGACCAAGCCGGAGAAGCGCGTCGGCACCGACGAGATGTGGGACCATGCCGAGCGCGTGATGGCCACTGTGCTGGCGGAAATTCAGGCCAGCGGCAGCAATCGCATCAAGACTGCGATCAATCCCGGCGAAGGCGCGTTCTACGGACCGAAGTTTGAATATGTGCTGCGCGACGCCATCGGCCGCGACTGGCAATGCGGTACCACGCAGGTCGACTTCAACCTGCCGGAACGTTTTGGCGCGTTCTACATCGACGCCGACGGCTCGAAGAAGGCGCCAGTGATGGTGCACCGCGCGATCTGCGGCTCGATGGAACGCTTCATCGGCATCCTGATCGAGCACTTTGCCGGCAACTTCCCGCTCTGGCTGGCACCGATCCAGGTGGTGGTCACGACGATTACCTCCGACGGCGACGAATACGCCAAGGTGGTCGCCGCCGCCGCGCGGCGCGCAGGCCTGCGCGTCGAGATCGACCTGCGCAACGAGAAGATCAACTACAAGGTCCGCGAGCACTCGCTGGCGAAGATCCCTGCCCTCCTCGTCGTCGGCAAGAAGGAAGCCGAGACCCAT includes these proteins:
- the thrS gene encoding threonine--tRNA ligase encodes the protein MPDQNTPASGFQFGLANLKPAEPLEKITLTFPDGAKREYAKDITGLDIAKGISPSLAKRTVAMALDGVVADLNDPISGDAKIELINRDDARALELIRHDCAHVLAEAVQSLWPGTQVTIGPVIENGFYYDFFRNEPFTPEDFAAIEKKMREIIARDKPFTKEVWDREKTKQVFRDKGEAFKVELVDAIPGDEPIKIYFQGDWFDLCRGPHMSSTGKIGNAFKLMKVAGAYWRGDSNNPMLTRIYGTAFAKQEELDAYLKQIEEAEKRDHRKLGRELDLFHFQEEGPGVVFWHPKGWTIFQALIAYMRRRLTGDYSEVNAPQILDKALWETSGHWDWYRENMFAAQSAGDEAEDKRWFALKPMNCPGHVQIFKHGLKSYRDLPLRLAEFGVVHRYEPSGAMHGLMRVRGFTQDDAHVFCTEAQLADECLKINELILSTYADFGFEGELTIKLSTKPEKRVGTDEMWDHAERVMATVLAEIQASGSNRIKTAINPGEGAFYGPKFEYVLRDAIGRDWQCGTTQVDFNLPERFGAFYIDADGSKKAPVMVHRAICGSMERFIGILIEHFAGNFPLWLAPIQVVVTTITSDGDEYAKVVAAAARRAGLRVEIDLRNEKINYKVREHSLAKIPALLVVGKKEAETHSVSIRRLGSDGQKVLPTEEALAALVEEATPPDVKRARVE